One region of Streptomyces sp. CG4 genomic DNA includes:
- a CDS encoding peptide MFS transporter — MASSLTKDSVRPGTPGSEKTFFGHPRGLATLFMTEMWERFSYYGMRALLPLYLVAPGGLHMNAGTATAIYSVYVSLVYLLALPGGWFADRVLGPRKTVAVAGLIIMLGHLCLALPVAASFFVGLGLVAIGSGLLKANISTMVGHLYKGPEDPRRDGGFTLFYIGINMGAFVAPFVIGTVGENVNWHLGFALAALGMALGLAQYLLGGRHLSPKSSEVPTPLSAQEKAATLRKGLMWLAIAAVFYGVVGGTGHFTLNWALIPLTVIGLIVPILVIARMLRDKDLDSTEKSKVRAYIWFFAAAAVFWMIYDQGGSTLSLFASSSAKNTILGWGFPVSWYQSVNPVMIMALAPVFAWMWLWLNRRGQEPSTIVKFASGLVLIGASFFVFLAPLSIAEGGHKAAAMWLVAIYFVQTIGELTLSPVGLSVTTKMAPKKYASQMMGVWFLAVTAGDSITALMSNPAVGGVNLDKMGFVALEAVLAVLAGVAVWMFRKNVNKLMGDVH; from the coding sequence ATGGCGTCCAGCCTGACGAAGGACTCGGTCCGCCCGGGCACCCCCGGCTCCGAGAAGACCTTCTTCGGCCACCCCCGCGGCCTGGCCACTCTCTTCATGACCGAGATGTGGGAGCGGTTCTCCTACTACGGCATGAGGGCCCTGCTCCCGCTGTACCTGGTGGCCCCGGGTGGCCTGCACATGAACGCGGGCACGGCGACCGCGATCTACTCGGTGTACGTGTCGCTCGTGTACCTGCTCGCGCTGCCCGGCGGCTGGTTCGCCGACCGTGTGCTCGGCCCCCGCAAGACGGTCGCCGTCGCGGGCCTGATCATCATGCTCGGCCACCTGTGCCTCGCACTGCCCGTGGCCGCCAGCTTCTTCGTCGGCCTGGGTCTCGTCGCCATCGGCTCGGGTCTGCTGAAGGCCAACATCTCCACGATGGTCGGCCACCTCTACAAGGGCCCCGAGGACCCGCGCCGCGACGGTGGCTTCACGCTCTTCTACATCGGCATCAACATGGGCGCCTTCGTCGCGCCGTTCGTCATCGGCACTGTCGGTGAGAACGTCAACTGGCACCTGGGCTTCGCGCTGGCCGCGCTCGGCATGGCGCTGGGTCTGGCCCAGTACCTGCTGGGCGGCCGCCACCTGAGCCCGAAGAGCAGCGAGGTCCCGACCCCGCTTTCGGCCCAGGAGAAGGCCGCCACGCTGCGCAAGGGCCTGATGTGGCTGGCCATCGCCGCGGTCTTCTACGGCGTCGTCGGCGGCACCGGCCACTTCACCCTGAACTGGGCGCTGATCCCGCTCACCGTCATCGGTCTGATCGTGCCGATCCTGGTCATCGCGCGGATGCTGCGCGACAAGGACCTGGACTCGACCGAGAAGTCGAAGGTGCGGGCGTACATCTGGTTCTTCGCCGCCGCCGCGGTGTTCTGGATGATCTACGACCAGGGTGGTTCGACCCTGTCGCTCTTCGCGAGCAGCTCGGCCAAGAACACGATCCTCGGCTGGGGCTTCCCCGTCTCCTGGTACCAGTCGGTCAACCCGGTCATGATCATGGCCCTTGCGCCGGTCTTCGCCTGGATGTGGCTGTGGCTGAACCGGCGCGGCCAGGAGCCGAGCACGATCGTGAAGTTCGCCTCCGGTCTGGTGCTGATCGGTGCGTCGTTCTTCGTCTTCCTCGCCCCGCTGTCGATCGCCGAGGGCGGTCACAAGGCCGCGGCGATGTGGCTGGTCGCGATCTACTTCGTGCAGACGATCGGTGAGCTGACGCTGTCGCCGGTGGGCCTGTCCGTGACGACGAAGATGGCGCCGAAGAAGTACGCCTCCCAGATGATGGGCGTCTGGTTCCTCGCCGTCACCGCGGGCGACTCGATCACCGCGCTGATGTCGAACCCGGCCGTCGGCGGGGTCAACCTCGACAAGATGGGCTTCGTCGCCCTGGAGGCCGTGCTCGCGGTGCTCGCGGGTGTCGCGGTCTGGATGTTCCGCAAGAACGTCAACAAGCTCATGGGCGACGTGCACTAG